One Drosophila virilis strain 15010-1051.87 chromosome 5, Dvir_AGI_RSII-ME, whole genome shotgun sequence DNA window includes the following coding sequences:
- the LOC6625586 gene encoding nose resistant to fluoxetine protein 6, with protein MQRYGYGLALAVSLSLIFASTGKQNDSTLQLRPYSHTILNGSSNIWSEKDLEVKVTANDRHEAQLAHSSVIYGLAEVANASNVNAICHAQLKHVQRGILNKQPWAMKVLDASGAKSSGFIFGQNYWLGSREGCSSVQRPMGITLSKNYERIMHHGLITQQAPFDMDYRVVYLRHNSPWQVEIKLMSEQILHIGLCLPSACQSSEIQQLTSDYVAGSFKQNDIFELQPEVLYVKDLKLRDSFYDRLSFKLVIGFVLATCAFMLCAQQLSVAKQLPPEGHDDGVGLAPVESEIWRALHSMLQWRPLQSFVSCYDVVSNWRRIFATRESSPSQIPLLNGLRSVCAIWILIFHVVWFMYFTVHNKTELISYAEQIFFQYVSSAPLLVDVFFTISGFLQTYNFMRNVKQMEAVRQNGLMANAKLFGKLVFHRYLRLGPLYIIIIGSVDLVFAYIGDTSVYHIHERFDELCAQHWWRNLLFIQNLFDLQDMCVNWSWSVACDMQFFLLANAILFLYAKRPKWARLVALAGLLATISWSFSIGINSKFEFSFDTVYGTGTQIYISPFVRVLPYIVGSMAAWCFLERRLRCKLSDMQQRWLWHFCLLVFFICIYSTVKRDFGHLVTISLFVLGRVAFSLSVCWMIVGSATGRGVWWSRLLEARCFQHMNRLSYAIYLLNPMVIALIYGLTNSSTHADPLMLCVVSCGFTVIVYLTSIVFSMAFELPYSNLSSLLLSKPKTT; from the exons ATGCAGCGATACGGATATGGTTTAGCATTAGCTGTAAGCCTGAGCCTGATCTTTGCTTCTACGGGCAAACAGAACGATTCGACGCTACAGCTGCGTCCATATAGTCATACGATTCtgaatggcagcagcaacatctggTCGGAGAAGGACTTGGAAGTGAAAGTCACGGCAAATGATCGTCATGAAGCACAGTTGGCGCACAGCTCTGTCATCTATGGCTTAGCAGAAGTGGCCAACGCGAGCAACGTGAATGCCATTTGCCACGCGCAATTGAAGCATGTGCAGCGCGGAATCCTCAACAAACAGCCTTGGGCTATGAAAG TGCTCGATGCCTCTGGCGCCAAGTCTTcgggttttatttttggccaaaactaTTGGCTGGGCAGTCGGGAGGGCTGCAGCAGCGTCCAGCGACCGATGGGCATAACGTTATCCAAGAACTATGAGCGTATTATGCACCATGGCCTCATAACGCAGCAGGCGCCCTTTGACATGGACTATCGTGTGGTCTATTTGCGACACAATTCGCCCTGGCAGGTGGAAATAAAACTAATGTCCGAACAAATCTTACACATTGGCCTGTGCTTGCCCAGCGCGTGCCAGTCGAGCGAGATCCAGCAGCTGACCAGCGATTATGTCGCGGGCAGCTTCAAGCAGAACGACATCTTTGAGCTGCAGCCCGAGGTGCTATATGTAAAGGATTTAAAGTTGCGCGACAGTTTCTATGATCGATTGAGTTTTAAGCTTGTCATCGGCTTCGTGCTGGCCACCTGCGCCTTCATGCTGTGCGCCCAGCAGCTCAGCGTGGCCAAGCAGCTGCCGCCAGAGGGGCATGACGATGGTGTGGGCCTGGCGCCAGTCGAATCGGAAATATGGAGAGCTTTGCACTCCATGCTGCAGTGGCGTCCGCTGCAAAGCTTTGTCAGCTGCTACGATGTGGTCAGCAACTGGCGCAGAATCTTTGCCACGCGCGAGAGCAGCCCCTCGCAGATACCCTTGCTCAATGGACTACGTTCCGTGTGTGCCATTTGGATATTAATCTTTCATGTCGTTTGGTTTATGTACTTTACGGTGCACAACAAAACGGAGCTCATATCCTATGCCGAGCAGATCTTCTTTCAGTATGTTTCGTCCGCGCCGCTGCTGGTGGATGTCTTCTTCACCATCAG TGGTTTCCTGCAGACCTACAACTTTATGCGCAACGTCAAGCAAATGGAGGCAGTGCGTCAAAATGGTCTTATGGCCAATGCCAAACTATTTGGCAAGCTGGTCTTCCATCGCTACCTGCGACTGGGCCCGCTCTACATCATTATCATTGGCAGCGTGGACCTGGTATTTGCTTACATTGGCGACACCTCCGTTTACCACATTCATGAGCGCTTCGATGAGCTGTGCGCCCAGCATTGGTGGCGCAATCTGCTTTTTATACAGAATCTCTTTGATCTGCAGGACATGTGCGTCAATTGGAGCTGGAGTGTGGCCTGCGATATGCAATTCTTTCTGTTGGCCAATGCGATTTTGTTTCTCTATGCCAA ACGTCCTAAGTGGGCACGACTTGTTGCACTCGCTGGCTTGTTGGCAACCATCAGCTGGTCCTTTAGCATTGGCATAAATTCCAAGTTTGAGTTCTCCTTCGACACGGTCTACGGCACGGGCACACAAATCTATATAAGTCCGTTTGTTCGGGTGCTGCCCTATATTGTCGGCTCCATGGCCGCCTGGTGCTTTCTGGAGCGCCGTCTGCGCTGCAAGTTGAGCGATATGCAACAGCGCTGGCTTTGGCACTTCTGCCTGCTGGTCTTCTTCATTTGCATCTACTCGACCGTCAAGCGTGACTTTGGCCATCTGGTGACCATCTCATTGTTTGTACTGGGCCGCGTGGCCTTCTCGCTAAGTGTTTGCTGGATGATTGTTGGCAGCGCCACGGGGCGTGGCGTTTGGTGGTCTCGCTTGTTGGAGGCTCGTTGCTTTCAGCATATGAATCGGCTGTCCTATGCCATTTATTTGCTAAATCCCATGGTGATTGCACTCATTTACGGCCTGACAAACTCCAGCACTCATGCGGATCCCTTGATGCTG TGCGTTGTCTCCTGCGGCTTCACAGTGATTGTTTACCTGACGTCCATTGTCTTTTCAATGGCATTCGAGCTGCCATACAGCAACTTGTCCAGTTTGTTGTTGAGTAAACCAAAAACTACCTAA